A window of the Pseudomonadota bacterium genome harbors these coding sequences:
- a CDS encoding thiazole synthase, whose translation MANPDSNPPGGEDLLRIGTRSFRSRLMVGTGKYKDFDETGAAIRASGAEIVTVAVRRTNLGQNAGEPNLLEVIPPEQFTILPNTAGCYDADTAVRTCRLARELLDGHNLVKLEVLGDQKTLYPDAVQTLAAARTLCAEGFEVMVYTTDDPLIAKELENIGCVAVMPLAAPIGSGLGIQNRYTLRTIIENAKVPIIVDAGVGTASDASVAMELGCDGVLMNTAIAEARRPVLMASAMRKAVEAGREAFLAGRMPRRAYASASSPIDGTFFS comes from the coding sequence ATGGCAAATCCCGATTCCAATCCACCCGGCGGCGAGGATCTGCTGCGCATCGGCACGCGCAGCTTTCGTTCGCGACTGATGGTCGGCACCGGCAAGTACAAGGATTTCGACGAGACCGGCGCCGCGATCCGCGCCAGCGGCGCCGAAATAGTCACGGTGGCGGTACGGCGCACCAACCTCGGCCAGAATGCCGGCGAACCGAACCTGCTAGAAGTCATTCCGCCGGAGCAGTTCACCATCCTGCCCAATACCGCCGGTTGCTATGACGCCGACACCGCGGTGCGCACCTGCCGCCTCGCGCGCGAACTGCTGGACGGGCACAACCTGGTCAAACTCGAAGTGCTGGGCGACCAGAAGACCCTGTATCCCGACGCCGTGCAGACCCTGGCCGCCGCCCGCACCCTGTGCGCCGAGGGTTTCGAAGTCATGGTCTACACCACCGACGACCCCTTGATCGCCAAGGAACTCGAGAACATCGGTTGCGTGGCGGTGATGCCGCTCGCCGCGCCGATAGGATCGGGGCTCGGCATCCAGAATCGCTATACGCTGCGCACCATCATCGAAAACGCCAAGGTGCCGATCATCGTCGATGCCGGCGTCGGCACGGCGTCCGACGCCAGCGTCGCCATGGAACTCGGCTGCGACGGCGTGTTGATGAACACCGCCATCGCCGAAGCCCGGCGTCCGGTGCTGATGGCTTCGGCCATGCGCAAGGCGGTCGAAGCCGGCCGCGAAGCCTTCCTGGCCGGTCGCATGCCGCGCCGCGCCTATGCTTCGGCGTCATCACCCATCGACGGCACGTTCTTCTCCTGA
- the trmB gene encoding tRNA (guanosine(46)-N7)-methyltransferase TrmB — MSQQAPRRSVRSFVIRAGRMTEAQQRALAELLPRYRVGIEALREDFAAVFARRAPLYLEIGSGNGDNALALAARLPAVDILASEVHPPGVGHTVHEAHRLQLDNLRIFDGDALELLAALPPACLDAVFVFFPDPWPKKRHHKRRLVQGELLDLLATRLKRHGRARFASDDADYALQVRDALGADARWLNVAGAGAWAPRPRERILTRFERRALRDGRAVFDLCWMRAD; from the coding sequence ATGTCGCAGCAGGCGCCGCGCCGATCGGTGCGCAGTTTCGTCATTCGTGCCGGGCGCATGACCGAGGCGCAGCAGCGCGCGCTTGCCGAACTGCTGCCGCGCTATCGCGTCGGCATCGAAGCGCTGCGCGAGGATTTCGCTGCGGTGTTCGCGCGCCGCGCGCCGCTCTATCTCGAGATCGGCAGCGGCAATGGCGACAACGCCCTGGCCCTGGCCGCGCGCCTGCCCGCGGTCGACATCCTGGCGAGCGAAGTCCATCCGCCGGGTGTCGGTCACACGGTGCACGAGGCGCACCGCCTGCAACTCGACAATCTGCGCATCTTCGATGGCGACGCACTGGAATTGCTGGCGGCGCTGCCGCCCGCGTGTCTCGACGCGGTGTTCGTGTTCTTTCCCGACCCATGGCCGAAAAAGCGTCACCACAAGCGTCGCCTGGTGCAGGGCGAATTGCTCGACCTGCTCGCCACGCGCCTGAAACGCCATGGGCGCGCGCGCTTCGCCAGTGACGACGCCGACTACGCGCTGCAGGTGCGGGATGCGCTGGGCGCCGATGCGCGCTGGTTGAACGTGGCCGGTGCGGGCGCTTGGGCGCCGCGACCGCGGGAACGTATCCTGACGCGCTTCGAACGGCGCGCACTGCGCGACGGGCGGGCGGTGTTCGACCTGTGCTGGATGCGCGCCGACTAG
- a CDS encoding HAD-IA family hydrolase: MTFSIAPPWAHIDCVILDMDGTLLDLNFDNQLWSVLLPQRVAEREGVALEQARHQVLHRLEARRGTLPWYCLEHWSEAFGVDMHGLERELGHLIRARPGALDFLAWVRARGLRQVLATNAHPASLERKLAATGIGAHFTDIVSAHELGAAKEDPAFWDALRARLAFDPARALFIDDNAQVRAAARRWGIAHLFGIAQPDSRGPQLSADDCLCLSDFGQLTRDAA; the protein is encoded by the coding sequence ATGACGTTTTCAATCGCGCCGCCATGGGCGCACATCGACTGCGTCATCCTGGACATGGACGGCACCCTGCTGGATCTCAATTTCGACAACCAGCTATGGAGCGTGCTTCTGCCGCAACGCGTGGCGGAACGCGAAGGTGTTGCCCTGGAGCAGGCCCGTCACCAGGTGCTGCATCGTCTCGAAGCCCGTCGCGGCACCTTGCCCTGGTATTGCCTCGAGCATTGGAGCGAGGCCTTTGGTGTCGACATGCACGGGCTCGAGCGTGAACTTGGGCACCTGATCCGGGCGCGGCCGGGCGCCCTGGACTTCCTCGCCTGGGTGCGTGCCCGCGGCCTGCGCCAGGTGCTCGCCACCAATGCCCACCCGGCGAGTCTCGAGCGCAAGTTGGCGGCGACCGGCATTGGCGCGCATTTCACCGACATCGTCAGCGCCCACGAGTTGGGCGCGGCCAAGGAGGACCCGGCGTTCTGGGATGCGCTCCGCGCACGGCTGGCCTTTGACCCGGCGCGCGCGCTGTTCATCGACGACAACGCCCAGGTGCGTGCCGCCGCGCGTCGCTGGGGCATCGCCCACCTGTTCGGCATCGCCCAACCCGACAGTCGCGGCCCGCAGTTGAGCGCCGACGATTGCCTGTGCCTGTCGGACTTCGGGCAATTGACGCGCGACGCTGCCTAG
- a CDS encoding sel1 repeat family protein codes for MRSKTLIGLAVLALTASVGVGADSGAEAYARGDYASAAAQFESRANGGDAAAQNNLGALYLKGRGVAQDYARARALFQAAAAQHLPGAMFNLGTLYLRGYGVAPEPSRAADWFQRAAALDDREAQFFLAVMYSKGEGVTANRELAREWFEKSAKAGLPAAQFNLAMLILQQSDADSAEREALKWLEAAAAQDYKLAKLHIAKLDLRHNDDPKRLEHAAQLLRELADGGDPEGQMQFGLMNLFGKGLPQNEEEGRFWLRQSALQGLAAAQVNLSAIYAQGIGTGADPVQAYAWLALAAAQDDKVKPALSQMASKMKPEQRSQAEALARELESKSDGQGEASQD; via the coding sequence ATGCGGTCTAAGACTTTGATCGGCCTCGCTGTGCTGGCGCTGACGGCGAGCGTCGGCGTCGGCGCGGACAGCGGCGCCGAGGCCTATGCGCGGGGTGACTACGCGAGCGCCGCGGCGCAGTTCGAAAGTCGCGCCAATGGCGGCGATGCCGCCGCCCAGAACAATCTTGGCGCACTGTATCTCAAGGGTCGCGGCGTGGCGCAGGACTACGCCCGTGCGCGCGCCTTGTTCCAGGCCGCCGCCGCGCAGCACCTGCCGGGCGCCATGTTCAATCTCGGCACGCTGTACCTGCGCGGCTACGGTGTCGCACCCGAACCGTCGCGCGCCGCGGACTGGTTCCAGCGCGCGGCGGCGCTGGACGATCGCGAAGCGCAGTTCTTCCTGGCCGTGATGTACAGCAAGGGCGAGGGCGTGACCGCCAATCGCGAGCTGGCGCGCGAATGGTTCGAGAAATCGGCCAAGGCCGGACTGCCGGCCGCGCAGTTCAACCTGGCCATGCTGATCCTGCAGCAATCCGACGCCGACAGCGCCGAACGCGAAGCACTGAAGTGGCTGGAAGCGGCCGCCGCGCAGGACTACAAACTCGCCAAGCTGCACATCGCCAAGCTCGACCTGCGCCACAACGACGACCCGAAGCGACTCGAACACGCCGCGCAATTGCTGCGCGAGCTGGCCGACGGCGGCGACCCGGAAGGGCAGATGCAGTTCGGTCTCATGAACCTGTTCGGCAAGGGCCTGCCGCAAAACGAAGAGGAAGGGCGCTTCTGGTTGCGCCAGTCGGCACTGCAAGGCCTGGCGGCCGCGCAGGTCAACCTGAGCGCGATCTACGCGCAGGGCATAGGCACCGGCGCCGATCCGGTGCAGGCCTATGCGTGGCTGGCGTTGGCGGCGGCGCAGGACGACAAGGTCAAACCGGCCTTGTCGCAGATGGCGTCGAAAATGAAACCCGAGCAGCGCAGCCAGGCCGAAGCGCTGGCGCGCGAACTCGAAAGCAAGAGCGACGGCCAGGGCGAGGCCAGCCAGGATTGA
- a CDS encoding DUF692 domain-containing protein has protein sequence MQRTHRVNGTGLGLRRTHLGPLLDHIPDEIDFFEVAPENWLGVGGRIGDAFARISAERPLLCHGLLLNLGGPDPLDIAFIERIKGFLGQHRAVIYGDHLSFCAAGGQLYELLPIPFTAEAVQHVAARIREVQERLEQRIAVENPSYYVRLSDELDESTFINAVLAEADCELLIDINNIHVNSVNHGYDAKAFLASLPGERIAYAHIAGHHQDSDGLIVDTHGTPIVEPVWDLLDFAYRQFGVFPTLLERDENIPPLAELLPELRRIRAAQQRPADSGDGLAA, from the coding sequence GTGCAGCGGACCCACCGCGTCAACGGCACCGGACTCGGTCTGCGGCGGACCCACCTGGGCCCGCTGCTGGACCATATCCCCGACGAAATCGACTTCTTCGAAGTTGCGCCCGAGAACTGGCTGGGTGTTGGCGGTCGCATCGGCGACGCCTTCGCGCGCATCAGCGCGGAGCGCCCGCTGCTGTGTCACGGCCTGCTGCTCAATCTCGGCGGCCCCGACCCGCTGGACATCGCCTTCATCGAACGCATCAAGGGCTTTCTCGGTCAGCATAGGGCGGTGATCTACGGCGACCACCTGTCGTTCTGCGCGGCCGGCGGCCAGCTCTACGAATTGCTGCCGATACCGTTCACGGCCGAAGCCGTGCAGCATGTCGCGGCGCGTATCCGCGAGGTGCAGGAGCGACTCGAGCAACGCATCGCCGTCGAGAACCCGTCCTACTACGTGCGCCTGTCCGACGAACTCGACGAATCGACTTTCATCAACGCGGTGCTGGCGGAAGCCGACTGCGAGCTGCTCATCGACATCAACAACATTCACGTCAACAGCGTCAATCACGGCTACGACGCCAAGGCCTTCCTGGCCAGCCTGCCCGGCGAGCGCATCGCCTACGCCCATATCGCCGGTCATCACCAGGACAGCGACGGCCTCATCGTCGACACCCACGGCACGCCCATCGTCGAGCCGGTATGGGACCTTCTCGATTTCGCCTATCGACAATTCGGGGTGTTCCCGACCTTGCTCGAGCGCGACGAGAACATCCCGCCGCTCGCCGAATTGCTGCCGGAATTGCGCCGCATCCGGGCCGCGCAGCAGCGCCCCGCCGACAGCGGCGACGGGCTGGCGGCGTGA
- a CDS encoding putative DNA-binding domain-containing protein: MSVPREAQFARLQRAFAAHLRDPEQVAPPGEHDPRRLDVYRYAVYANIERFMRDNYPRVRAVMSDAEWHAMVRDYLVRHVARASAFVDLPKEFLAYLEHEREPDARRPFLFELAHFDWLETLVGADPRRVDHDGIDRDGDLIAGVPVANPVMVMHCYRYPVHAINAEYLPLEPPAQPTRIAAFRDTGHEYGFLDLNAASARLLELIMMGEARSGREIFATVAAELGSADVAGLIEAGGTILARMLARDVILGARRA, encoded by the coding sequence GTGAGCGTGCCGCGGGAAGCACAGTTCGCGCGGCTGCAGCGCGCGTTCGCCGCCCACCTGCGCGACCCCGAGCAGGTCGCGCCGCCCGGCGAGCACGACCCGCGCCGGCTGGACGTGTATCGCTACGCGGTGTACGCCAACATCGAACGCTTCATGCGCGATAACTACCCGCGCGTGCGCGCCGTGATGAGCGACGCCGAATGGCATGCCATGGTGCGCGATTACCTGGTCCGCCATGTGGCCCGCGCCAGCGCCTTTGTCGACCTGCCCAAGGAATTCCTCGCCTACCTCGAACACGAGCGCGAGCCGGATGCGCGGCGGCCTTTCCTGTTCGAGCTCGCGCACTTCGACTGGCTGGAGACCCTGGTCGGCGCTGACCCGCGACGCGTCGACCATGACGGCATCGATCGCGACGGCGACCTCATTGCCGGGGTGCCGGTCGCCAACCCGGTGATGGTCATGCATTGCTATCGTTATCCCGTGCACGCCATCAACGCCGAATACCTGCCCTTGGAGCCGCCGGCGCAGCCCACGCGTATTGCCGCGTTTCGCGACACCGGGCACGAATACGGCTTCCTCGATCTCAATGCCGCGAGCGCGCGCCTGCTGGAATTGATCATGATGGGCGAGGCGCGCAGCGGTCGCGAAATCTTCGCCACCGTGGCCGCCGAACTCGGTAGCGCCGATGTTGCCGGCCTCATCGAGGCAGGCGGTACAATTCTTGCCCGAATGCTTGCACGGGACGTGATCCTCGGCGCCCGGCGCGCCTGA
- a CDS encoding pyruvate carboxylase has product MKRIKKLLVANRGEIAIRVMRAAAELDIDSVAIYSHEDRFALHRFKVGQAHQVGAGCTPVQAYLQIDEIVQVALDSGCDAVHPGYGFLAESPEFADACSAAGLIFVGPPPSVMRLLGNKVAARELAARSGVPLMPATAALPREPAEIEKLAEGIGYPLMLKASWGGGGRGMRVIEGPDTLHELVDIGRKEAGLAFGNDEVYLEKLVRRARHVEVQILGDSHGNIVHLFERDCTVQRRNQKIVERAPALYLDSAQREQVCGAALALCRKASYVNAGTVEFLQDADTGAFYFIEVNPRIQVEHTVTEAITGIDIVKAQIRIAEGHAIGSEESGVPLQADISMRGHAVQCRVTSEDPENNFIPDYGTITAYRSPAGFGIRLDAGTAYVGARITRYYDSLLVKITAWANSPEEVSQRMLRALREFRIRGVNTNLRFLIGLHENAQFRRAEYTTRFIDETPELLVFARRRDRASRLLRFIGEVAVNGNPAVIGRARPRVLRRPHAPDTGGLPIASGSRARFEALGARGFAQWMLDQPQVLVTDTTFRDAHQSLLATRVRSYDMLAVADAYARLVPELLSVECWGGATFDVAMRFLHECPWRRLTALRERMPNILTQMLLRASNGVGYKNYADNVVIHFVQQAADAGVDIFRIFDSLNWVENMRIAIDAVTATGKIAEAAVCYTGNLSDPRCTKYDLKYYVSMAKELEAAGAHVLGIKDMAGLCRPQAARDLVRALKQEISIPIHFHTHDTSGIAAASVLAAVEAGVDAVDAAVDAMSGLTSQPNLGSIVEALRHGPRETGLDPDAIRKLSHYWDEVRGNYLAFESEERAGASEVYVHGMPGGQYTNLREQARSLGLGEHWPEVARAYAEVNDMFGDIVKVTPSSKVVGDMALMMVTSGLTRAAVEDPAVDVAFPESVVSFFRGDLGQPPGGFPVALQNKILDGAAPITVRPGSVLPPVDLAAARAEAEHKVDRHISEHELASYLMYPEVFVDYAHTRRMYGDLTDLPTSVFFYGMELGEEISVALDHGPTLVIRYLGTNEHHDDGMRTVYFELNGQPRTVKVEDRTQTVSKPPRAKAEAGNARHVGAPMPGLIAQINVRSGDEVSKGDALMTIEAMKMQTSIRAERDGRIAEVAVQPGAQVESKDLLVVFE; this is encoded by the coding sequence ATGAAACGCATCAAGAAACTGCTGGTGGCCAACCGTGGCGAAATCGCCATTCGTGTCATGCGCGCCGCCGCCGAGCTCGACATCGACAGCGTCGCCATCTACTCCCACGAAGATCGCTTCGCCCTGCATCGCTTCAAGGTCGGGCAGGCGCACCAGGTTGGCGCCGGTTGTACGCCGGTGCAGGCCTACCTGCAGATCGACGAAATCGTGCAGGTGGCGCTGGACTCGGGCTGCGATGCCGTACACCCGGGCTATGGCTTCCTGGCGGAAAGCCCCGAATTCGCCGACGCCTGCAGTGCCGCCGGCCTGATCTTCGTCGGTCCGCCGCCGTCGGTGATGCGCCTGCTCGGCAACAAGGTCGCGGCGCGCGAGCTCGCCGCACGCAGTGGCGTGCCCTTGATGCCGGCCACCGCCGCCTTGCCGCGCGAGCCGGCCGAGATTGAAAAGCTCGCCGAGGGTATCGGCTACCCGCTGATGCTGAAGGCCTCGTGGGGCGGCGGCGGGCGCGGCATGCGCGTCATCGAAGGCCCGGACACGCTGCACGAACTGGTCGATATCGGGCGCAAGGAAGCCGGGCTCGCGTTCGGCAACGACGAGGTCTACCTCGAAAAGCTGGTGCGCCGCGCGCGCCACGTCGAAGTGCAGATCCTCGGCGACAGCCACGGCAACATCGTGCACCTGTTCGAGCGTGACTGCACGGTGCAGCGGCGCAACCAGAAAATCGTCGAACGCGCGCCGGCGCTATATCTCGACAGCGCGCAGCGCGAACAAGTGTGCGGCGCGGCCTTGGCGCTGTGCCGCAAGGCCAGCTACGTGAACGCCGGCACCGTCGAATTCCTGCAGGACGCCGACACCGGTGCGTTCTATTTCATCGAGGTCAATCCGCGCATCCAGGTCGAGCACACGGTGACCGAGGCGATCACCGGCATCGATATCGTCAAGGCGCAGATCCGCATCGCCGAAGGCCACGCCATCGGCAGTGAAGAATCGGGCGTGCCGCTCCAGGCCGACATCAGCATGCGTGGTCACGCCGTGCAGTGTCGCGTCACCTCGGAAGACCCGGAGAATAACTTCATTCCCGACTACGGCACCATCACCGCCTATCGCAGTCCGGCCGGTTTCGGCATTCGTCTCGATGCCGGCACCGCCTATGTCGGCGCGCGCATCACGCGCTATTACGACTCGCTGCTGGTCAAGATCACGGCGTGGGCCAACAGCCCCGAGGAAGTCTCGCAGCGCATGCTGCGCGCGCTGCGCGAATTCCGCATCCGCGGCGTCAACACCAACCTGCGCTTCCTGATCGGTCTGCACGAGAACGCGCAGTTCCGGCGCGCCGAGTACACCACGCGCTTCATCGATGAGACGCCGGAGCTGCTGGTGTTTGCTCGGCGTCGCGATCGTGCGTCGCGCCTGCTGCGCTTCATCGGTGAGGTGGCGGTCAACGGCAATCCGGCGGTGATCGGTCGCGCGCGACCGCGGGTGCTGCGACGGCCCCACGCGCCCGACACCGGCGGCCTGCCGATAGCGAGCGGCAGCCGTGCGCGTTTCGAGGCCTTGGGTGCGCGCGGTTTCGCGCAATGGATGCTCGACCAGCCGCAGGTGCTGGTCACCGACACCACGTTCCGTGACGCCCACCAGTCGCTGCTCGCGACCCGTGTGCGCAGCTATGACATGCTGGCGGTGGCCGATGCCTATGCGCGCCTGGTGCCCGAGCTGCTGTCGGTCGAATGCTGGGGCGGTGCGACCTTCGACGTGGCGATGCGTTTCCTGCACGAATGCCCGTGGCGGCGTCTGACCGCCCTGCGCGAGCGCATGCCCAACATCCTCACGCAGATGCTGCTGCGCGCCTCCAATGGCGTCGGGTACAAGAACTACGCCGACAACGTCGTCATTCATTTCGTGCAGCAGGCGGCCGATGCCGGCGTCGACATCTTCCGCATTTTCGATTCCCTGAACTGGGTCGAGAACATGCGCATCGCCATCGATGCGGTGACCGCCACCGGCAAGATTGCCGAAGCCGCGGTCTGCTACACCGGCAACCTCAGCGACCCGCGCTGCACCAAGTACGACCTGAAGTACTACGTGTCCATGGCCAAGGAGCTGGAGGCCGCCGGCGCGCACGTGCTCGGCATCAAGGACATGGCGGGGCTGTGCCGGCCGCAGGCGGCGCGCGACCTGGTGCGCGCCCTGAAGCAGGAAATTTCGATCCCGATCCACTTCCACACCCACGACACCAGCGGCATCGCCGCCGCCAGCGTGCTGGCCGCGGTGGAAGCCGGCGTCGATGCGGTCGACGCCGCGGTCGACGCCATGAGCGGCCTTACTTCGCAGCCCAACCTCGGCTCGATCGTCGAAGCGCTGCGCCACGGTCCGCGCGAAACCGGTCTCGACCCGGACGCCATACGCAAGCTGTCCCATTACTGGGACGAAGTGCGCGGCAACTACCTTGCCTTCGAAAGCGAGGAGCGTGCCGGCGCCTCGGAAGTCTACGTGCACGGCATGCCCGGCGGGCAGTACACCAACCTGCGTGAACAGGCGCGCTCATTGGGGCTCGGCGAGCACTGGCCGGAAGTGGCGCGGGCCTATGCCGAGGTCAACGACATGTTCGGCGACATCGTCAAGGTCACGCCCAGTTCCAAGGTGGTGGGCGACATGGCCTTGATGATGGTGACCAGCGGCCTGACGCGCGCGGCGGTCGAAGACCCGGCGGTCGACGTTGCCTTTCCGGAATCGGTGGTGTCGTTCTTCCGCGGCGATCTCGGCCAGCCGCCCGGCGGTTTTCCCGTCGCGCTGCAGAACAAGATCCTGGATGGCGCAGCGCCGATCACGGTGCGACCGGGCTCGGTGTTGCCGCCGGTCGACCTCGCGGCGGCGCGCGCCGAGGCCGAGCACAAGGTCGACCGCCACATCAGCGAACACGAACTTGCGTCCTATCTCATGTATCCCGAGGTGTTCGTCGACTACGCCCACACGCGGCGCATGTATGGCGACCTGACGGACCTGCCGACCTCGGTGTTCTTCTACGGCATGGAGCTGGGTGAGGAGATCAGCGTTGCGCTCGATCACGGTCCGACGCTCGTGATCCGCTATCTCGGCACCAACGAGCACCACGACGACGGCATGCGCACCGTCTACTTCGAGCTGAACGGTCAGCCGCGCACGGTCAAGGTCGAAGACCGTACCCAGACCGTGAGCAAGCCGCCGCGCGCCAAGGCCGAAGCCGGTAACGCGCGCCATGTCGGCGCGCCCATGCCAGGGCTCATCGCCCAGATCAACGTGCGCAGCGGCGACGAGGTCAGCAAGGGTGACGCGCTCATGACCATCGAGGCGATGAAGATGCAGACCAGCATCCGCGCCGAGCGCGACGGTCGCATCGCCGAGGTGGCGGTGCAGCCCGGCGCACAGGTGGAATCGAAAGACCTGCTGGTGGTGTTCGAATAG
- a CDS encoding HDOD domain-containing protein, translating into MSSPTTVPEGDALAGLPREILRIRKLIPLRRLDDPTFAALAQHASVERRAAGKVLFRAGLDDQWIFYLLDGVVEIVDDRGQGFELEGGSLETAHPLSTHAKARVLATVTRDACYVRMPAELLDLKASPRARAGVEVEELSDDSHAIDNQLLFAVSHALMDGSFTLPTLPDVAMRIRDAANDPGKGVADIVKLVQADAVIAAYCLKVANSAAYAAASPVQGVQDAVMRMGIAATRDLITAFTIKDLFSALDSETRALMRMAWQHSSRIAALSYVIARHSQRLNAEQALLAGLVHDIGMLVLLREWPVHARAAIDRQTLKMLARELNGAVGSMVLRAWHFPDSIVSATLEAERWTRTEQDALDLSDCIVLAHAHDKAPPAWSDAVPAIEHIAAYRKLRDGSLSPSRRLLLVEEAEKEIRAVHELLGA; encoded by the coding sequence GTGTCTTCTCCCACCACCGTCCCGGAAGGAGATGCGCTGGCCGGTCTGCCGCGGGAAATCCTGCGCATACGCAAACTCATCCCATTGCGCCGGCTCGACGACCCGACGTTCGCCGCCCTCGCGCAGCATGCCAGCGTCGAGCGCCGCGCGGCGGGCAAAGTGCTGTTTCGCGCGGGCCTGGACGATCAATGGATTTTCTACCTGCTGGACGGCGTGGTGGAAATCGTCGACGACAGGGGCCAGGGCTTCGAACTCGAAGGCGGTTCACTGGAAACCGCCCATCCGCTTTCGACCCACGCCAAGGCGCGGGTGCTGGCGACCGTCACGCGCGACGCCTGCTACGTACGCATGCCGGCGGAGCTCTTGGATCTGAAAGCCTCGCCGCGCGCCCGCGCCGGCGTGGAAGTCGAGGAACTGTCGGATGACAGCCATGCAATCGACAACCAGCTGCTGTTCGCGGTGTCGCACGCATTGATGGATGGCAGCTTCACGCTGCCGACCCTGCCGGACGTCGCGATGCGCATCCGTGACGCGGCCAACGACCCGGGCAAGGGCGTGGCCGACATCGTCAAGCTGGTGCAGGCTGACGCCGTGATCGCCGCCTACTGCCTGAAGGTCGCCAACAGCGCGGCCTATGCCGCCGCCAGCCCGGTGCAGGGCGTGCAGGACGCCGTAATGCGCATGGGCATCGCCGCCACGCGCGACCTCATCACCGCTTTCACGATCAAGGACCTGTTCAGCGCGCTCGACAGCGAGACCCGTGCCCTGATGCGCATGGCCTGGCAGCACAGTTCCCGCATCGCGGCGCTCAGTTATGTCATCGCGCGGCACAGTCAGCGCCTGAACGCCGAGCAAGCCCTGCTGGCCGGCCTCGTGCACGACATCGGCATGCTGGTGCTGCTGCGCGAATGGCCGGTGCACGCACGCGCCGCCATCGATCGGCAAACGCTCAAGATGCTTGCGCGTGAACTGAACGGCGCGGTGGGTTCGATGGTGCTGCGCGCCTGGCATTTCCCCGACAGTATCGTCAGCGCCACGCTCGAGGCCGAACGCTGGACGCGCACCGAACAGGACGCGCTCGATCTCAGCGATTGCATCGTGCTGGCGCATGCGCACGACAAGGCGCCGCCGGCGTGGTCCGACGCGGTGCCGGCCATCGAGCACATCGCGGCCTACCGCAAGCTGCGCGACGGCAGCCTGTCGCCGTCGCGTCGACTGTTGCTGGTGGAGGAAGCGGAAAAGGAGATCCGCGCCGTGCACGAACTGCTCGGCGCGTGA
- a CDS encoding MBL fold metallo-hydrolase gives MKRFTVPVTPFQQNCSVVWCGVTGHGAVIDPGGDLDRIAARVKAEGIVLDKVLLTHAHLDHAAGARVFADAFAIPIEGPEAEDEFWLASLPQQSARYGFPVAPAFTPDRWLVDGDTVSFGNETMQVLHCPGHTPGHVVFYHASGVAFVGDVLFQGSIGRTDFPRGNHAQLIESIRSKLWPLGNDVTFVPGHGPESTFGFERRTNPFVADALFD, from the coding sequence TTGAAACGTTTCACGGTGCCGGTCACCCCCTTTCAACAGAACTGCTCGGTGGTGTGGTGCGGCGTGACCGGCCATGGCGCCGTCATCGACCCGGGTGGCGATCTCGATCGCATTGCCGCGCGCGTCAAGGCCGAAGGCATCGTGCTCGACAAGGTGCTGCTCACCCACGCGCATCTCGATCATGCGGCCGGCGCGCGCGTGTTCGCCGACGCCTTCGCCATTCCCATCGAGGGTCCGGAAGCGGAAGACGAGTTCTGGCTCGCGTCCTTGCCGCAGCAGTCGGCGCGCTACGGCTTTCCGGTCGCGCCCGCCTTCACGCCCGACCGCTGGCTGGTGGACGGCGACACGGTGAGCTTCGGCAACGAGACCATGCAGGTGCTGCACTGTCCGGGCCATACGCCCGGCCACGTGGTGTTCTACCACGCCTCGGGCGTGGCCTTCGTTGGCGATGTGCTGTTCCAGGGCTCGATAGGCCGCACCGATTTCCCACGCGGCAACCATGCTCAGTTGATCGAATCGATCCGCAGCAAGCTGTGGCCGCTGGGAAATGACGTGACCTTCGTGCCGGGCCACGGGCCGGAATCCACCTTCGGCTTCGAGCGGCGCACCAACCCGTTTGTCGCCGATGCCCTGTTCGACTGA
- the bcp gene encoding thioredoxin-dependent thiol peroxidase, producing the protein MTLEVGKAPPAFSLPDAAGNKRALKDFKGQEVILYFYPKDDTPGCTKEACGFRDAWATLEQRGVVVIGISPDKPESHQKFAAKYQLPFILLSDPDKSVMTSYGAFGEKLMYGKKVEGVIRSTVWIGADGKLRKHWPRIQSAADHPAKVLEALAAEL; encoded by the coding sequence ATGACGCTCGAAGTCGGCAAGGCGCCACCGGCCTTCAGTCTGCCGGACGCCGCGGGCAACAAGCGTGCCCTCAAGGATTTCAAAGGGCAGGAAGTGATCCTCTACTTCTACCCCAAGGACGACACGCCGGGCTGCACCAAGGAAGCGTGCGGCTTCCGTGACGCATGGGCCACGCTCGAGCAGCGCGGCGTGGTGGTCATCGGCATATCGCCCGACAAGCCCGAGTCCCACCAGAAGTTCGCCGCCAAGTACCAGCTGCCCTTCATCCTGCTGTCGGACCCGGACAAATCGGTGATGACCAGTTACGGCGCCTTTGGCGAAAAGCTCATGTACGGCAAGAAGGTCGAAGGCGTGATTCGCTCGACGGTGTGGATAGGCGCCGACGGCAAGCTGCGCAAGCACTGGCCGCGCATCCAGAGCGCGGCCGACCATCCGGCCAAGGTGCTGGAGGCGCTGGCCGCCGAGCTGTGA